The Arachis ipaensis cultivar K30076 chromosome B03, Araip1.1, whole genome shotgun sequence region CTGACGTGGAATGACTTTAAATTTAACTTCAATTTCATGCAATGCACTGTCAAACGTCAAAATAATGACAACCTTCAAGACTAACtatgcaataaaaaaaatatcatattCGAAGCTGCATGTAACGataattttcattttttctgTGTACGAACCCTTGTAAACCACGCATAAAGAAATAAATTATAACTATTACATAACAACGTAACACAAACATAAAAGTCAGAATCCCTACCCAAAAAGTTGCATAATCAACCATTCACCAGAAACCCTAAAACCGTCAACCATGAACCCTAACATagaaaccccaaaccctaaacaataaaccgtAAACCCAAAACCCAACCAAAATTATCCACGGCCGTGCAAGGTTTCCCAAGCATCCAGCCGGTCCCTCAGCTAAGCGTTCTTAGTCTCCAATTCAGCGACATGGGAGTCCACGGACAGACTGGAGACCCGCTGCAACTCCAGAAGCCGTTCCTTGCAATGCTGAGCCACATGAAAATTGAAATCCAGGATCTCCTTCCCGGACTCTCCCACAACCGCTTGCAGAGATACAAAAGTGGCATCTTGCCTAGCCATGCATTCGTTGGCTGAGAACCTGCCGAAGGCACAAAAATTGACTCCCTCCGGCGGTCCAGTCACTTCCACCATATACCCATAATAGCGCTCGCCCTGGACATGTACGGAATAACGCGACACAAACTCTGGAGGCTCTGTCTTAAGGGCGTTGCATGCCCTGCGTAGCATCTGCTCAAGGTCCTCCATGATGACATACTCGTCAGGATTCACCGTGGGGACAACCTCTGAACGttcaaacaagaaaaaataataataataagtaaaCGTCAACCATAACCGGGAAAAAACATAATCTAAAATCGCCTACCCTCATCGCCGAGAATGGCGCTAGCAGCCGTTCCTCCGGAAGAACTACTTCCATCACCAACGCTGGGAGTCGACATTGTTCCAACCCAATAAATAGCGATTCACTCACAACAGGACGTAACAACTAACAACCTTCAATCTTATTCACAAATTCCTCAGCGAAGTTATCTCAAACATCAAACTTATTTATATATGACATAACTTATCACCTTCTCCAATCCAATTATGTATACACATTTTTCTCATTGGACAGTCACACCGCTTTCCCAGGGCTTTAAATTCGATAATAAATTCATTAAGCTCACGTATCCATTTTTCCCACCTTCCACCATAAGTTCAAGGCTTTTTTACCTCACATTAAACGCGTCACAATCTCTCTTCTCTATGTGATATACGAAAcgattttcaaaaacaaaaaaaattcacataGATGATATTAAAAGCCTTAACTATGTAGATTACAAACCTAATTAATTATTCATATATTAAACGACAAAATATTTGCCCCAACGTTTAACGTTATTCTGACTACACGTGGAAGAATCTATACTACTACAAGTTTcaaaaagtataggtaactaaCAACTTTTGTTTAACAATGTGTGAACAATGTAAACTAATAGGATTAatagagtaaatttaattaatagcaTTACACTagggtgtagtgtatttttattaatAGCATTCCCCATACAGTTTTCACTTTAATATAGTTACGCTTACTCTAACATTTAATATTACGCATACATTACTCAAAACCTATCTGCTACACTCCAGTTCAGGATTCCAACGGGATCGGTGGACTTATAAATATGGAGGCACACTCCTTTGCCACACTCCATATCCGCAACTCTATACACATATCCCCATCCCATTGAAATACGAACTAACAGGAACAAACGTAAAATGACAATAAACCGTTTCTCAAATACCCCCTTCCTTCCGAACGACATTTGGGTTACATTAACCGTTAAAGTTGCGTCAAACTCCATTCAGGACCTCTGCAGTCTTAGAATGACCTGCAAGGCTGCACGGGATATAGGAGACGCGGATATTGTTCACCGCAGTGTTTCTATACTGCCACCGCATGTGACGCTGTGGTGGTGGAGCCGCGACATCGAGGCAACGAGATTCTTTGACCGCTGTTTGGCCGCTGGTCATCCAGAGCTTCTGTTTCGTGAGGTGCTTCGGGAACTCTTCATCAGACGTAACCAAGACGTTGGCTTCCAAATGCTGAATAGTGCAACAAGTAGAGGCCATGAAGCAGCTAAATATGCACTCTCGATGACGTTGCTGCTTCGCACGGACGACAATGATGGAAAACGGAAAGGACTCGAACTGTTTCGCGAGCTAGATGCAGCTGGTTTACTCGCCGATTGTAACGCTAGGTGCTTCTCAATACTGAATAACTCGTGGCCGGGTGAGGTCCAAATGCCCCATATAGAACAACATACGGTGTGTGCCTCGCCCAGGTGCTCCACCAGGGGCCACATGGGTCTTCTGTATGACTATCGCAGACGGGCAGCAGAGCAAAACTCCGTCCATGCTTTCGGAGGGGCCGCTCATATCCCCTGCATCCACTGTCGCGCGAACTACGAGTTGCTACTCTTCGTCAACCTCCCATGAGTTAGGTTCCCATGCAGATTTAATGTTCTGTTGTTTACACTTTGCCTGTAAAAGTTTCGTACAACATATTTGGTTACTAAAATCAATTTCGTTAACTATTGCACATACCTTAGTTGTTAAATTGTCTTCTTTCTTTCATTGATAACAGTACAATACTAAAAAAACAGGTTATGATTTCTACTTGTCAATTTAAATAAACTATAGAAAATTTCACTCCACTCCCttgcgagatgctaaaatgacacttttctctcctctattttataaatcTACATTCCCCtcttttctaacttttaaaaacctcctctttactctattttaaattttttgtattaactaatattaactttatctattttttaagaaaaaataaattattttttgaaaaaatactcattagcaaaaattttattttttatcattaaattttgcttaccaaagtaccctttaataatttttttattgattaaattgtatttttaccaaaatacttttaaaaaaattaatagttaaattatttttttctaaaagagGTAACAGAGTGTCATTTTAGTATCTCGCAGGGGAGGGGAGTGTAATTTTCTCAATAAACTATGAAACCAAACCATATTTGAAAGTAAAGGTATAGGTAAACCATTATTTACCTAGCACTcccctaaaaaattttaataacttgcTCGGTTCTTTTATAAGACtcgtttttttttatattttgattcaACTGGGTCCCCGTCATTCATCGAACCAACATTACGCTAGTCCAACCTTACTTTCTGGTCCTTGCAGAAGGACACATCTCATCCATACATTCGACCACTTTTTCCAGCCGTTGAAAATGTTACAGAAATATAATTTCCTGTTCACATCACAAGACTAATCGCCCTTGGGTATAAAAACCTCCAAATCCAACCTCCCATCTTACCCAAACTCAACACACCTCTCCCTTCGAATCTCAACATGGTCCGGGTCAACAAGAGATACTATGTTGTTTTCCGTGGGAGGGTCCCTGGTATCTATAGTTCCTGGCCGGCCTGTCATAGCCAAGTTAACGAATTTAGCGGCAACCTCCATAAGTCTTACCAAACCTTCGATGAAGCTCGTATGGCATTCGAACAATTCCTCTCTGACAAACGCTTACAGAATCAGCTCAACCACCATGTTGCTCTACTGCATCGTAGTCAACCACCAACCATTCAGAAGAACCCATCACCGATGGTTGACCAAGTACTCCCATTCGAGGAAGGCTTACAGGGTCATCGTCCGAAAGAACATGGAGACAACCACCCAAATATTGACCAAATATTCCCCTTCGACGAAGGCATCCAGGGTCATCGTCAAATAGAACAAGGGGACAACCACCCAACTGTCCGTCAAAACAACTGATCCAACCAAAAGCAGCGGCAACAAATTCTCTACCCGTGTATCCTATTTATCTTTGTTACTATCTTCGTCCTATACTTAGCTCTGGTTAGGAAGTAGGCTACGCTTAACCTTAAAACACCACCTACCACCATGTGTTACCTGCATTGTAGCAGGCTTACTTTTCACTGTCTTCCATTGTTTACTTTTTAACATATATTCAATTGTATTAATTACTCTAATCTTCAGTTCACGCATAACATTAGGTTATTATTCCATCATAACTATCATTAAGTCATCCAAGTATAATTATTCATACGTGATTTTAGCACTTTAACCCGTTAATCCATTTACCATCATCCTCTGTTTACGACACCTGAACACATACGGGACATGCATTCCAAAAGCCACCCCACGACAAATTTCCTTCTGTACACTATGTCACCGCAGGCACAGCCATACAGTCCAAGCCAGTCCCCAAAAAAAGACAAAACAAAAGTAAGCATATCTTCTTCTCATGCAGGGATATCTCTGCCAACATTTAAAACAACCACTGTACAATAACGACAAAACAAATTTGAGGGTCAAACAAACGGGATTCCACCCGAATCGTACTTCGTTGTATTATAAGGTAACGTCGTTAATCATAACATGATTATCACTAATTAACACAATTTTTTCCACATTATCTACTAAGCCTTTCGATTCAACAACAAACTAAAACACATTACATACTACTTTGCGGTTTAATCACCAAAAATAAAGGACGCACTACAATAACTGAACAAATACAACATAACCAAACACCAACGACACATTCAGAACACACACATCAAACTCTTTCTCCTTCAACATGGCGTCTTACAAGAGAATCGTAACTAGCCTTCAGCTTCTCGTAAGATTCTTCCAGTTGACCTACCCTGGCTCGAAGCGCGTTATTTGAGTCGCTAAGAAGCTTCGCCGTTCTGTAGTTATAATCCCGAATCTCTTTTCCAGTTACATCAAGCAACACGCACAGcatctcataagcagcattctcTGTTGCAGCTTTTTCAACCATCGAGAAACGACCATTGACAAATAGCTCTATCTCAAATGGATGCCCAGGAATAACAACCGTGAAGCCAAAGAACGGGCCTTGCTCTCCGACAAATCGTTCCACCTTGAAGAAACAGGGGCAAGGGATCTTTGCCTCCAGGCAAACTTTTAGCAACCACTCCTCTATGCTGCTCACAACTACAAAATCCGCGTTAAGCTCCTCCGCCGGAATTACAGGAAGTCCTTTTGCACAGTCATCGAACAACAAAAATCGCATAAATTCATAATTTTAATAACCGGACATAAAATGACCAGAATAAACATCACTAACAAAACTCCAAATCGAATAAAATCACATTCCATCACTGCAAAGCAGAGCTTCATAAATATACTAACTTTTAAAAAGCGAATGTCGTTTCATAAGTCTTACATGAAACAATTGGCCGACAAGGATAGCCTCCGCCGGAGATAGCCAATTTCTTGCCACCACCTCCATCCGGCGTCACTCGACCAGTTTCATCACTACGACCTTTCTCAGCACAAATCGACGACATCCTCGCTTTGAAGCACAAGCATGCGTATTCAAAGCTATTGAATCCGTGAAACTCAGGAAACGTATAATCCAGAACTTGCTGGTTCGCCTCCTTCCAACTGGTGTATACACCGGGCTTGTGCCCCTTCGTAACGGCAATGAACAAGAATCGTTACATATTCTCCTCCATCTCTCTTATACTCTCCTATCCTTCATACTGAAGTTGAATCTATATATAAACATTTATTCTCCATTCGAAGTTAGGTGCTTCgttgttaacctttcattttttTTGTCACATATCATTATTAACGTTTTGTCAAATTTATGAAGTTCAATTCCTCCCTCGAATTTTTTTTGCCGTTCCCTTGAAGTTTATTTCATTTTCGGAATAAAAAAACGTCAGCCcataaattttaacaaaatatagGCCCAAACTGGGCTAAACAATTTCACCAGCCAACAAAAAAATAGGTTCCAGTCTCACCCCATAATTTTTTGCCATTTAGAAAGCAGCCCCAATGGGGGCCAAATTGAAACTCCACCCATTAACCCCTCCCTCCCTTCACCGGTGAACTTCCCACCTAACACATGCCACCTCACTGTACCTTACCTTCACGTGGCACTCTCTCATTTGGACACCAATGCAGAAAGGACATGGTGCACCAATCTCCTCAATTGGATAGGTGCAATTAATTAGATATAGGaattaattcaataattagaaaattagataaaattctaatttaaatatctaaatatcattatttttaaatctttaaaaCGTTAAAtagtaaatagaaaaataatccaagattatagagtttggataaaaatcttaatttatttcaaattcaattaaacaaaactacctttaattatcttcaataaaataatttatgaacctaaaattgtaaataaatatatataatttaaaattaatttgtaataacttttcaaaagttctagaTCTTACAGACAGCACttcaaaaaattttctattaGATCGTATAAAAAATGACATCAACTCTAATTCCTACTTCTACCACCACCGTGGACCCCAACTCCATTTTTG contains the following coding sequences:
- the LOC107633556 gene encoding putative F-box protein At1g67623; protein product: MTINRFSNTPFLPNDIWVTLTVKVASNSIQDLCSLRMTCKAARDIGDADIVHRSVSILPPHVTLWWWSRDIEATRFFDRCLAAGHPELLFREVLRELFIRRNQDVGFQMLNSATSRGHEAAKYALSMTLLLRTDDNDGKRKGLELFRELDAAGLLADCNARCFSILNNSWPGEVQMPHIEQHTVCASPRCSTRGHMGLLYDYRRRAAEQNSVHAFGGAAHIPCIHCRANYELLLFVNLP